In Strigops habroptila isolate Jane chromosome 16, bStrHab1.2.pri, whole genome shotgun sequence, a genomic segment contains:
- the LOC115617470 gene encoding forkhead box protein E3-like produces MGEADPGEAAAAGPGLGETPQKPPYSYVALIAMAIRASPEQRLPLSGIYAYIAGRFPYYRCCPKGWKNSVRHNLSLNPCFRRLPRRPGPNGPSRGGDWALDPAFHDMFPEGDYRRRRRSLPPRPPAPPPPPPAAAAAPWPLPPPMLPPHPGCPHGPCAALALPRGCRCPEPPAWSPPGFPALPAWALPGPAEPQWGVTCERGAKPHNAFK; encoded by the coding sequence ATGGGGGAAGCAGACcccggggaggcggcggcggccggcCCAGGCTTAGGGGAGACTCCGCAGAAGCCGCCCTACTCGTACGTGGCGCTGATCGCCATGGCCATCCGCGCCAGCCCCGAGCAGCGCCTGCCCCTCAGCGGCATCTACGCCTACATCGCGGGGCGCTTCCCCTACTACCGCTGCTGCCCCAAGGGCTGGAAGAACAGCGTCCGGCACAACCTCAGCCTCAACCCCTGCTTCCGCCGCCTGCCCCGCAGACCCGGCCCCAACGGCCCCAGCCGCGGCGGCGACTGGGCGCTGGACCCCGCCTTCCACGACATGTTCCCGGAGGGCGACTatcgccgccgccgccgcagcctGCCGCCGCgaccccccgccccgccgccgccgcctcccgctgccgccgccgcgccctggccgctgccgccgccgaTGCTGCCGCCGCACCCGGGCTGCCCGCACGGGCCCTGCGCGGCGCTGGCGCTGCCCCGCGGCTGCCGCTGCCCCGAGCCGCCCGCCTGGAGCCCGCCCGGCTTCCCGGCACTGCCCGCCTgggccctgcccggccccgcggAGCCGCAGTGGGGGGTGACCTGCGAGCGGGGCGCGAAGCCGCACAACGCCTTCAAGTGA